One Chaetodon trifascialis isolate fChaTrf1 chromosome 21, fChaTrf1.hap1, whole genome shotgun sequence genomic window carries:
- the gpam gene encoding glycerol-3-phosphate acyltransferase 1, mitochondrial produces MEMSDGLLLQVNNGEQWCNRWKHPNDDSDRSTSPSVLRCVTSTWKEGLLNRKRPFVGRCCHSCTPQSWERLFNPSIPSLGLRNVIYINETHTRQRGWLARRLSYVLFVMERDVNKDMFTRNVVDNVLNNSRVESAIVSVATEMDAAASQPGQEQKAVGKVKQKARAFLQEMVANISPAFIRLTGWVLLRLFNGFFWSIQIHKGQLEMVKKAATEQNVPMVFLPVHKSHIDYLLITLILFCHNIKAPHIAAGNNLSIPILSTLIRKLGGFFIRRKMEEMEDGKKDILYRSLLQAYTEELLCQQQFLEVYLEGTRSRSGKPSTARAGMLSIVVDTLCIGSIADVLVVPVGISYDRIIEGNYNSEQLGKPKKNESLWGIACGVFRMLRKNYGCVRVDFNQPFSLKEYLDSQRSRHIPPPVSLEHTLMPTIISAQPDAQLFEGQEEEQLNREMPEDILRRQVINNLAKHVLFTANKSSAIMSTHIVACLLLYRHRQGVVLSKLVEDFFNMKEEILSRDFDLGFSGNSEDVVMRALHLLGNCVNVTSSANRNGEFTIAPSQTVPALFELNFYSNGLFHVFISDAIIACSILSLQRELVAESESDHQQGDPSSLPLSQERLIRKAAGLSHFLINEVSVAPPCQTIYQVFHDAVTRLIQYGVLYVAEEDQEELSPSPTDEPWPKKFPEPLSWRSDEEDEDSDFGEEQRDRYLKVSVSAEHQEFFIFLQRLVSPVLEAYSGAAIFVHSLSQPMSESNYTQRLFRYLLTRTERGVAAYGESATHYLVKNTVRTFKELGVLKERRENRKTILELSSTFLPQANRNKLLQYILGFTLL; encoded by the exons ATGGAGATGTCCGATGGCCTGTTGCTGCAGGTCAACAATGGAGAACAGTGGTGTAACCGCTGGAAACATCCCAATGACGACTCG GACCGCAGCACCAGCCCCTCTGTCCTGCGCTGCGTCACCAGCACGTGGAAGGAGGGCCTGCTGAACAGGAAGAGGCCATTTGTGGGCCGTTGCTGTCACTCCTGTACACCACAGAGCTGG GAGAGATTGTTCAACCCCAGTATTCCATCTCTGGGACTGCGCAATGTCATCTACATCAATGAGACCCACACCAG ACAGCGGGGCTGGCTGGCACGCAGGCTGAGTTATGTGCTGTTTGTCATGGAGAGAGACGTCAACAAGGACATGTTCACCAGGAACGTAGTGGACAACGTGCTCAACAACAGCAG GGTGGAGAGTGCTATTGTGAGTGTAGCCACAGAAATGGACGCTGCAGCCAGCCAGCCTGGCCAGGAGCAGAAAGCGGTCGGTAAAGTGAAGCAGAAAGCCAGGGCCTTCCTCCAGGAGATGGTGGCCAACATTTCACCAGCCTTTATCAG GCTGACAGGGTGGGTCCTCCTGAGGCTCTTTAACGGTTTCTTCTGGAGCATCCAGATCCACAAGGGCCAGCTGGAAATGGTGAAGAAAGCTGCTACAGAG CAAAATGTGCCCATGGTGTTCCTCCCTGTTCACAAATCCCACATCGACTACCTGCTCATCACCTTGATCCTGTTCTGTCACAACATCAAAGCCCCACACATTGCTGCTGGAAACAACCTAAGCATCCCGATCCTCAG CACCCTGATCCGTAAACTTGGAGGATTCTTCATACGCCGGAaaatggaggagatggaggacgGGAAGAAAGACATTCTGTACAGATCGCTCTTACAAGCA TATACAGAGGAGTTGTtgtgtcagcagcagttttTGGAGGTCTACCTGGAGGGAACCCGTTCCCGCAGTGGAAAGCCGTCTACAGCACGTGCAGGCATGCTGTCCATCGTGGTAGACACACTGTGCATCGGGTCCATCGCAGATGTCCTGGTGGTGCCAGTTGGCATCTCTTACGATCGTATTATTGAGGGCAACTACAATAGCGAGCAGCTG GGCAAACCTAAGAAGAACGAGAGTTTGTGGGGAATTGCCTGTGGAGTGTTCAGGATGCTGAGGAAGAACTACGGCTGCGTCCGAGTCGACTTCAACCAGCCCTTCTCCCTAAAG GAATACCTGGACTCCCAGAGAAGCCGCCATATTCCACCACCAGTGTCCCTGGAACACACCTTGATGCCCACCATTATCTCTGCACA ACCTGATGCCCAGCTGTTtgaggggcaggaggaggagcagctgaacagAGAGATGCCGGAAGACATCTTGAGACGACAAGTTATCAACAACCTGGCCAAGCACGTCCTCTTCA CGGCTAATAAGTCCTCAGCGATCATGTCCACCCACATTGTAGCCTGTCTACTGCtgtacagacacagacag GGGGTGGTGCTCTCCAAGCTGGTGGAAGACTTCTTCAACATGAAGGAGGAGATCCTGTCGCGGGACTTTGATCTGGGCTTCTCGGGGAACTCTGAGGACGTGGTCATGCGCGCCCTCCACCTGCTGGGAAACTGCGTCAATGTGACCAGCAGTGCAAATCGCAACGGAGAGTTCACGATCGCCCCCAGCCAGACTGTACCGGCGCTTTTCGAGCTCAACTTCTACAGCAATGGCCTTTTCCATGTCTTCATTTCTGATGCAATCATTG CCtgcagcatcctgtcactgcaGCGAGAGCTGGTCGCAGAATCAGAGTCAGATCACCAGCAAGGTGATCCCAGTAGCCTTCCTCTCAGTCAGGAGAGACTCATCCGCAAGGCCGCCGGCCTCTCCCACTTCCTCATCAATGAGGTGTCTGTGGCACCA CCCTGTCAGACTATTTACCAGGTCTTTCACGATGCAGTGACCCGCCTGATCCAGTATGGAGTTCTCTACGTAGCAGAG gAGGATCAGGAGGAACTGAGTCCCAGCCCCACAGACGAACCTTGGCCCAAAAAGTTCCCCGAGCCCCTTTCCTGGAGAAgtgacgaggaggacgaggacagtGACTttggagaggagcagagagatcGCTACCTAAAG GTGAGCGTTTCCGCAGAGCACCAGGAGTTCTTCATCTTCCTGCAGCGACTTGTCAGCCCGGTGCTGGAGGCCTACAGCGGGGCCGCCATCTTCGTCCACAGTCTGAGCCAGCCCATGTCTGAGTCCAACTACACCCAGAGACTCTTCAGATACCTGCTCACTCgcacagagagaggagtggCCGCTTATG GTGAAAGTGCAACTCATTATTTGGTGAAGAACACAGTGAGGACATTCAAAGAGCTCGGG GTcctgaaggagagaagagagaaccGAAAGACAATTCTGGAGCTGAGCAGCACCTTTCTACCTCAGGCCAATCGGAACAAACTCCTGCAGTACATCTTAGGTTTCACCCTGCTGTGA